The genomic interval GTGCCCGCAGCTCGCAGCCATTCCCAGCATTTTATATTTCCACGAGAATCAATTTTCCTACCCGGGTAACGAGGTGCAATCGAACCGCGTTGAACCGCAAATGATGACCCTGTTCAGCGCCTTAACGGCGACTCGCCTAGTGTTTAATTCTCACTACAACCGCGAGACTTTTTTTGCTGGCTTGGGGCAACTATTAAAGAAATTACCTGATTGTGTACCCGCGAATTTACTGGCTTCGTTAACGGCTAAAGCCGATGTCTTGCCCGTGCCGCTCGCCGATCAGGCCTTTGAGTTAGATTGCCATAAGTCGGGCAAACCCAGTTTTATTTGGAATCACCGCTGGGAGCACGATAAGGCACCCGAACGGCTATTAGCGGCGCTAAAACTTTTGACTCAAACACAGCGGGACTTTAGTTTGCATGTGGTGGGACAGCAGTTTAGATCCCAGCCATCCTGTTTTACCGAACTCCAGCAGCTATTGCAGGCGACCGATACCGTGGGTGCTTGGGGCTTTCAGGAAAGTCGCGAAACCTATAATCATTTACTGGCCTCTAGCCATGCGGTAATTTCTACCGCGCTGCATGACTTTCAGGGCTTGGCGGTGTTGGAAGCGGTGGCGGCTGGCTGTATTCCCTTGGTACCGAAGCGGCTGGCTTACCCTGAATGGTTTCCCGACGCGGGTTATGGGAGTTATGAAACAGATGCCGGTTTAGAGGCGCAAGCGCTGGCGGAGGCCATGCTGGCGGTCATTGACGGTGCTGGCCAGCCTTGCCCTGATGTTAGCAGTATGAGTCGAACCGCACAGGCACCAGCCTACGAGCGCTTAATCTTATCGGTCGCAGGTCATTAGTGTCCACGTGTTTAACTGCTCGGTCATTTGCAGGTATCATACGCGCCTTTATAGATGCAGCTAGGTTGGCCAGATGAGTAAGCAAAGAATATTGACCGGTATCACCACCACGGGTACACCCCATCTGGGGAATT from Simiduia curdlanivorans carries:
- a CDS encoding tRNA-queuosine alpha-mannosyltransferase domain-containing protein produces the protein MRVLLLSAYHAPSHAYWAQGLQETFPHWHWQLISLPARYFNWRIRGNALHIAYEYQDLLVQQYDLIIATSMTDLAGLRSLCPQLAAIPSILYFHENQFSYPGNEVQSNRVEPQMMTLFSALTATRLVFNSHYNRETFFAGLGQLLKKLPDCVPANLLASLTAKADVLPVPLADQAFELDCHKSGKPSFIWNHRWEHDKAPERLLAALKLLTQTQRDFSLHVVGQQFRSQPSCFTELQQLLQATDTVGAWGFQESRETYNHLLASSHAVISTALHDFQGLAVLEAVAAGCIPLVPKRLAYPEWFPDAGYGSYETDAGLEAQALAEAMLAVIDGAGQPCPDVSSMSRTAQAPAYERLILSVAGH